Proteins from a genomic interval of Desulfofustis limnaeus:
- the hisA gene encoding phosphoribosylformimino-5-aminoimidazole carboxamide ribotide isomerase, producing the protein MRIRPCIDLHNGVVKQIVGSTLRDDDPAHLQTNFVADRPASWFAHLYRRDGLAGGHVIMLGPGNEAAATEALAAWPGGLQIGGGITVENAADWLERGASHVIVTSWVFSQGRLDRQRLAGLSAAVGRERLVLDLSCRRRGEDYYIVTDRWQRFTDIRITAEELQELAGYCAEFLVHAADVEGRCQGVDANLLRILAEASPLVTTYAGGIRNLEDLELIRHMADGRLDATVGSALDIFGGTSLAYADVVSFHHRLQVSP; encoded by the coding sequence ATGAGGATCAGACCCTGCATCGACCTGCACAATGGAGTGGTCAAGCAGATTGTCGGCTCTACCCTGCGGGATGACGATCCGGCCCACCTGCAGACCAATTTTGTCGCCGACCGTCCCGCCTCCTGGTTTGCTCACCTCTATCGTCGGGACGGTCTGGCCGGCGGTCATGTCATCATGCTCGGTCCCGGCAATGAAGCGGCCGCGACCGAAGCGCTTGCCGCCTGGCCGGGAGGATTGCAGATCGGCGGGGGGATCACCGTGGAAAACGCAGCCGATTGGCTGGAGCGCGGGGCTTCCCATGTGATTGTGACCTCCTGGGTCTTTTCCCAGGGACGACTCGATCGGCAGCGTTTGGCCGGGCTCAGCGCGGCGGTGGGTCGGGAGCGACTGGTCCTCGATTTGAGCTGTCGCCGGCGAGGGGAGGACTATTACATCGTCACCGATCGCTGGCAACGTTTTACCGACATTCGCATCACCGCCGAAGAACTGCAAGAACTGGCCGGGTATTGCGCCGAGTTCCTGGTTCATGCCGCCGATGTGGAAGGCCGCTGCCAGGGGGTCGATGCCAACCTGCTGCGCATTCTGGCCGAAGCGAGTCCACTGGTTACCACCTATGCCGGCGGCATCCGCAACCTGGAGGATCTCGAGCTTATCCGGCATATGGCCGACGGCCGACTTGACGCCACCGTCGGCAGTGCCCTGGACATCTTCGGCGGCACCTCTCTCGCCTATGCCGATGTCGTCTCTTTTCACCATCGCTTGCAGGTGTCCCCATGA
- the fusA gene encoding elongation factor G — translation MTRDLSKVRNIGISAHIDSGKTTLTERILFYTNRIHAVHEVRGKDGVGAKMDSMELEKERGITIQSAATYASWKDVDINIIDTPGHVDFTIEVERALRVLDGAILVLCSVGGVQSQSITVNRQMTRYRVPRIAFVNKCDRTGANPERVATQLREKLELNAHLMQLPIGLEADFAGLVDLVTMKAIYFEGKSGEQMREAEIPAELLDEVENKRQALLEELSMFSDELMEALLEGGEVDVQLINDAVRKGTLALEFTPVFVGSAYKNKGIQPLLDAVAAYLPCPTDVQNFALDLRNNEQEFAVSNQTDDPLIMLAFKLEDGRYGQLTYVRTYQGNLNKGDTVYNSRTGKKVKIGRLVRMHADEMEEIEGCGPGDIVALFGIDCASGDTFTAEGIEASMSSMHIPEPVISLAIIPVDNKAQTNMSKALNRFTKEDPTFRTYVDHETGETIISGMGELHLDVYIERMRREYKAEVKAGAPQVAYRETITARADFDYIHKKQTGGSGQYGRVAGFLEPLEEGEYEFVDSIVGGVIPREYIPSCDKGFQKSLEKGVLCGAPITGVRVTINDGAAHSVDSSDIAFQLAAIGAFKEAYRKAQPVIMEPIMKVAVEGPTEFQGAVMGSLNQRRGMIIGTVEEGTYTVVEAEVPLSEMFGYSTVLRSLTQGKAEFTMEFATFKQVPKGISEELVKKYEQEKKNS, via the coding sequence ATGACGAGAGACTTATCAAAGGTTCGCAATATCGGTATCAGCGCTCATATCGATTCCGGCAAGACCACCCTGACCGAGCGGATACTCTTTTATACCAACCGGATCCATGCCGTTCACGAAGTCCGCGGCAAGGACGGCGTCGGCGCCAAAATGGACTCGATGGAACTGGAGAAGGAACGCGGCATCACCATTCAGTCGGCCGCCACCTACGCTTCCTGGAAAGATGTCGACATCAATATCATCGATACCCCCGGGCACGTGGACTTCACCATCGAAGTGGAGCGGGCCCTGCGGGTACTTGATGGTGCCATCCTGGTGCTCTGTTCCGTCGGCGGCGTGCAGTCCCAGTCGATAACGGTCAATCGGCAGATGACCCGCTATCGGGTGCCACGGATCGCTTTTGTCAACAAGTGCGATCGGACCGGTGCCAATCCCGAGCGCGTCGCCACTCAGCTACGCGAAAAACTCGAGCTCAATGCGCACCTGATGCAGCTGCCGATCGGACTGGAGGCGGATTTTGCCGGTTTGGTCGATCTGGTCACCATGAAGGCGATCTATTTCGAAGGAAAGAGCGGCGAACAGATGCGCGAGGCCGAGATCCCCGCCGAACTGCTGGATGAGGTGGAGAACAAACGGCAGGCACTGCTCGAGGAGCTGTCCATGTTTTCCGACGAGTTGATGGAGGCCCTGCTCGAAGGGGGAGAGGTCGACGTGCAGCTGATCAATGATGCCGTGCGCAAGGGGACCCTCGCTCTTGAATTCACTCCGGTCTTCGTTGGCTCGGCCTATAAGAACAAGGGCATCCAGCCGCTGCTCGACGCGGTGGCCGCCTATCTGCCCTGTCCGACCGATGTGCAGAACTTCGCCTTGGACCTGCGCAACAACGAACAGGAATTTGCCGTTTCCAACCAAACCGACGACCCGCTCATCATGCTCGCCTTCAAACTCGAAGACGGCCGCTACGGGCAATTGACCTATGTCCGGACCTACCAGGGTAACCTGAACAAAGGGGATACCGTCTACAATAGCCGGACCGGAAAAAAGGTGAAAATCGGCCGATTGGTGCGGATGCATGCCGACGAGATGGAAGAGATCGAGGGGTGCGGCCCGGGCGATATCGTGGCGCTGTTCGGTATCGATTGCGCCTCCGGCGACACCTTTACCGCCGAGGGGATCGAGGCGTCGATGAGTTCGATGCATATCCCCGAGCCGGTTATCTCGCTGGCCATCATCCCCGTGGACAATAAAGCGCAGACCAATATGTCCAAGGCCCTCAACCGTTTTACCAAAGAAGACCCGACCTTTCGTACCTATGTGGATCACGAGACCGGTGAGACCATTATTTCCGGGATGGGCGAACTGCATCTGGATGTCTATATCGAACGGATGAGGCGCGAGTACAAGGCGGAAGTGAAGGCGGGAGCGCCTCAGGTGGCCTATCGGGAGACCATTACCGCCCGCGCCGATTTCGATTACATCCATAAGAAGCAGACCGGCGGCTCCGGCCAGTACGGTCGGGTGGCCGGTTTCCTCGAGCCGCTCGAGGAAGGTGAGTACGAATTTGTCGATTCCATCGTCGGCGGTGTCATTCCCCGGGAATACATCCCCTCCTGCGACAAGGGTTTCCAGAAGAGCCTGGAAAAAGGCGTCCTCTGCGGGGCTCCGATCACCGGGGTACGGGTGACCATCAACGATGGTGCGGCCCATTCGGTCGACTCCTCGGACATCGCCTTCCAGCTGGCCGCCATCGGTGCTTTCAAGGAGGCGTACCGCAAGGCCCAGCCGGTGATCATGGAACCGATCATGAAAGTGGCCGTGGAGGGTCCCACCGAGTTTCAGGGTGCCGTCATGGGCAGCCTGAACCAGCGTCGCGGCATGATCATCGGTACCGTTGAAGAGGGTACCTATACCGTCGTCGAGGCCGAGGTGCCCCTATCTGAGATGTTCGGTTATTCTACGGTGCTGCGCTCCCTGACCCAGGGTAAAGCGGAATTCACCATGGAATTTGCCACCTTCAAGCAGGTGCCGAAAGGGATCAGCGAGGAGTTGGTGAAGAAGTACGAGCAGGAAAAGAAAAACAGCTGA
- the ltrA gene encoding group II intron reverse transcriptase/maturase yields MKADDLRQADTVKGLSGRNSERTLTGAEMSPSAGKQTKAELRQQGELMEAACERSNMLLAYQRVMENKGSAGVDGIGIAEFKDHLKRHWPTIRAKLLAGAYTPSPVRRVDIPKPQGGVRTLGIPTLTDRLIQQALHQVLSPLFEPDFSESNYGFRPGRNAHQAVKAARQYVAEGRRFVVDMDLEKFFDRVNHDLLMGRVMKKVNDRRVACLIRRYLECGILTNGVVLPRTEGTPQGGPLSPLLSNILLTDLDRELERRGHAFCRYADDCNIYVKSRRSGERVMGSITRFLGEVLQLTVNEGKSAVARPWERKFLGYSMTWHKQPKLRIAPASRQRLADRIREVLKGACGRNLKKTISELSPILRGWMAYFRLTEVKGVLEELDGWIRRKLRCILWRQWKRRFTRARNLMKAGLTKERAWRSVSNQRGPWWNSGASHMNHAFRKAYFDRLGLVSLLDTMRRLQCIQ; encoded by the coding sequence ATGAAGGCAGATGATCTGCGGCAAGCAGATACCGTCAAAGGGTTATCGGGGCGGAACTCCGAGAGGACTTTGACTGGTGCCGAGATGTCCCCGTCGGCCGGCAAGCAGACGAAAGCGGAGTTGAGGCAGCAGGGTGAGCTCATGGAAGCTGCGTGTGAACGCAGCAATATGCTGCTCGCCTATCAGCGGGTGATGGAGAACAAAGGCAGTGCTGGTGTAGACGGAATAGGCATAGCCGAGTTCAAGGATCACCTTAAACGACACTGGCCGACGATCAGGGCCAAACTGCTGGCTGGGGCCTACACGCCCTCGCCAGTGCGCCGAGTGGACATTCCGAAGCCGCAGGGCGGAGTGAGGACACTTGGTATTCCAACGCTGACGGATCGTTTGATCCAGCAAGCGTTGCATCAGGTATTGTCACCATTATTCGAGCCGGACTTTTCTGAGTCGAACTATGGTTTTCGGCCAGGGCGGAATGCCCATCAGGCTGTAAAGGCGGCCAGACAGTATGTAGCTGAAGGTCGCAGATTTGTGGTGGATATGGATCTGGAGAAGTTCTTTGACCGGGTCAACCACGATCTTCTGATGGGGCGAGTTATGAAGAAGGTGAATGACAGGCGCGTGGCGTGTCTGATTCGCCGGTATCTTGAGTGCGGGATACTGACAAACGGTGTGGTGTTGCCTCGAACTGAGGGGACGCCGCAGGGCGGCCCTTTGAGTCCGCTGCTCTCCAACATCCTGCTCACGGATCTCGACCGGGAACTTGAACGAAGAGGACATGCCTTCTGCCGTTATGCTGATGACTGTAATATCTATGTCAAAAGCCGACGGTCAGGTGAACGGGTAATGGGGTCGATAACCCGTTTTCTGGGTGAAGTGCTGCAACTGACGGTCAATGAAGGCAAAAGCGCGGTGGCGCGTCCGTGGGAGCGGAAGTTTCTTGGCTACAGCATGACGTGGCACAAGCAACCCAAACTGCGGATCGCCCCTGCGAGTCGCCAACGACTGGCAGACAGAATCCGGGAAGTGCTGAAAGGCGCTTGCGGTCGTAACCTGAAGAAGACAATCAGTGAACTTTCGCCAATCCTTCGCGGCTGGATGGCCTATTTCAGGCTCACCGAAGTAAAAGGAGTGTTGGAAGAGCTTGACGGTTGGATCAGGCGTAAACTGCGCTGCATTCTTTGGCGCCAATGGAAACGTCGCTTCACGCGCGCACGCAATCTGATGAAGGCAGGGCTGACGAAGGAACGCGCCTGGCGCTCAGTGAGCAACCAGCGTGGTCCATGGTGGAACAGTGGTGCAAGCCACATGAACCACGCGTTTCGGAAAGCCTATTTTGATCGATTAGGGTTAGTGTCTTTGCTTGATACAATGCGAAGACTCCAGTGTATTCAATGA
- a CDS encoding SLC13 family permease — translation MATASDRDTSYCRWAIRSIIAIFPGPLAVLLVSPALASGVQPVKDVAFTLDMGLVFGVLLVAVLLFIFEWVRVDVVGLIMMVLLPVLGLVTPQEAISGLSSNAVVAIIAVVIIGSGLDKTGCMNVLARYLLKIAGRSENRIKALISATVAVISSFMQNIGAAALFMPAVIRIGRQTGIAPSRILLPMAFCAIIGGTVSLVGASPTILLNDLIMQANGLGILPEKVEPLGLFTQTPIGLALVAAAIGYFLVFGNLIMPRRDGDDQDSRLMPSSLVDTYREVAGVYEVWVPAVFGSFTLEELHFRDRYHVTVAGVYMPDTKQKNYAPTRDELIRSGETLAIVGNEVHVRQCADDLGLVYKGELDVFAEDFSVNNAGIVEGIVTPRSLLAGHTMRERRFRKTNGVVPVVLCRDGACQFNQITREVIKPGDAILMFGRWEKFRELQKRNCFVFTNAIKGEEIHQERAGRAVAWLLITAALVLWLEPVTAFLGVPIKLSLSISLLIGALGMILSKVLTIDEAYRSIDWMTVFLLAGLIPLGLAFQKSGAAEWVAVTIINAIGQVPQVVFLLIVGILTSFFTLVISNVGATVLLVPLCMAMAVEVGSDPRLAAMVVALAASNTFVLPTHQVNALVMRPGGYQTVDYIRAGTGMTIIYLVVLISMLTLFYQ, via the coding sequence ATGGCGACAGCAAGTGACAGGGACACATCTTATTGCAGGTGGGCAATTCGTAGCATAATAGCCATTTTCCCCGGTCCGCTGGCCGTGCTGCTGGTGAGTCCGGCTCTGGCCAGCGGCGTCCAGCCGGTCAAAGACGTTGCCTTTACCCTGGACATGGGTTTGGTGTTCGGAGTCCTGCTGGTGGCCGTCTTGTTGTTTATCTTTGAGTGGGTACGGGTGGATGTGGTGGGCCTCATCATGATGGTGCTTCTGCCAGTGCTCGGCCTGGTGACGCCGCAGGAGGCGATCAGCGGACTGTCAAGCAACGCCGTGGTGGCGATCATTGCCGTGGTCATCATCGGCAGCGGCTTGGACAAGACCGGCTGCATGAATGTTCTGGCCCGTTATCTTCTGAAAATTGCAGGAAGATCGGAAAATCGAATCAAGGCCTTGATCTCGGCGACGGTTGCCGTTATTTCCAGTTTCATGCAAAACATCGGCGCAGCCGCCTTGTTCATGCCAGCGGTCATCAGAATCGGCAGGCAGACTGGCATCGCGCCCTCCCGGATTTTGCTGCCCATGGCCTTTTGCGCCATCATCGGTGGTACCGTTTCACTGGTCGGGGCCAGTCCAACCATCCTGCTCAACGACTTGATCATGCAGGCCAACGGTCTCGGTATCCTGCCGGAAAAAGTTGAACCCCTTGGTCTGTTCACTCAGACCCCCATCGGTCTTGCGCTGGTGGCAGCCGCAATCGGCTACTTCCTGGTTTTTGGTAACCTGATCATGCCGCGTCGGGACGGCGATGATCAGGACAGCAGGCTAATGCCCTCATCGCTGGTCGACACCTACCGGGAGGTGGCCGGAGTTTACGAGGTCTGGGTGCCAGCGGTGTTTGGCTCGTTCACGCTGGAAGAACTGCATTTCCGGGACCGCTATCATGTGACGGTGGCCGGAGTCTATATGCCGGATACCAAACAAAAGAATTATGCCCCGACCCGCGATGAACTGATTCGGTCCGGAGAGACCTTGGCCATCGTCGGTAACGAGGTGCATGTCCGGCAATGCGCCGATGATCTGGGCCTGGTGTACAAGGGGGAACTGGATGTCTTTGCCGAGGACTTCTCGGTGAACAACGCTGGAATCGTAGAGGGTATCGTCACCCCGCGCTCATTGCTGGCGGGGCATACCATGCGTGAACGAAGGTTTCGCAAGACCAACGGGGTGGTGCCGGTGGTACTCTGCCGGGACGGCGCTTGCCAGTTCAATCAGATCACCCGGGAAGTGATTAAACCGGGCGATGCCATCCTGATGTTCGGCCGTTGGGAAAAATTTCGGGAACTGCAGAAACGGAATTGCTTCGTGTTCACCAATGCCATCAAGGGGGAAGAGATTCATCAGGAGCGGGCCGGCCGCGCCGTTGCCTGGCTGCTTATCACTGCCGCCCTGGTTCTCTGGCTCGAGCCGGTGACCGCCTTCTTGGGGGTGCCCATCAAATTGTCCCTGTCCATCTCCCTGCTGATCGGAGCGCTTGGCATGATCCTGTCCAAGGTCCTGACCATTGACGAGGCCTACCGCTCCATCGACTGGATGACCGTTTTTTTGCTGGCTGGCCTGATTCCGCTCGGGCTCGCCTTTCAAAAGAGCGGCGCCGCCGAGTGGGTGGCGGTGACTATCATCAACGCCATCGGCCAGGTTCCCCAGGTGGTCTTCCTGTTGATCGTCGGCATCTTGACCTCTTTTTTCACCCTGGTGATCTCCAACGTCGGGGCCACCGTCCTGCTGGTGCCGTTGTGTATGGCCATGGCGGTCGAGGTGGGCAGCGATCCGCGCCTGGCGGCCATGGTCGTGGCGCTGGCCGCTTCGAACACCTTCGTCCTGCCCACCCACCAGGTCAATGCGTTGGTCATGCGGCCGGGCGGCTATCAGACCGTCGATTATATCCGGGCCGGTACCGGCATGACGATCATTTATCTGGTGGTGTTGATTTCCATGCTTACCCTGTTCTACCAGTGA
- a CDS encoding SulP family inorganic anion transporter, whose protein sequence is MVYKILPFLEWFKDYSVGKFRIDLLAGITVALVLIPQSMAYAQLAGLPAYYGLYAAFLPPMIASLFGSSRQLATGPVAVVSLMSAASLAPLATAGSAEFIAYSIALALSVGIFQFLLGVLRLGLVVNFLSHPVVNGFTNAAAIIIATSQFSKFFGVNVDNAEHHYETMIRVAQAAMDYTHWPTLLFGIAAVAIMVTLRKINPRIPNVLIAVALTTIISYLIGFNKDELVGLPAVQVPEAQQKIAAFNQTVATINQYGDERAKLGLQLEELLAQEKEAGHDGHGVPSVEQVELRSKIEIVGIHLEEAKQKVGQLRQELRSMKFSAVGEKGNVAFYRLGELPVGSEAYGKIWRLSVGNNPLNVEKLKLVGGGAIVGTIPEGLPKFVIPEVDGKIFLKLLPMAVIISLLGFMEAIAIAKAMAAQTGQKLDPNQELIGQGLANMLGSIGSSYAVSGSFSRSAVNLQAGAVSGVSSVVTSLMVVVTLLFLTPLLYHLPQAVLAAVIMMAVIGLLNVKGFIHAWKAQWYDGAISILSFVVTLYFAPHLDKGIMVGVVLSMIIFLYKSMRPVVASLSMSEDKVLKSADYYRLKGCRHISVVRFDGALFFANASYLDEQVLKFRNECPDLRYILLDARGINDMDASGEEALAMLVKRVRSAGLGFAICGLKGQVIDVMERTGLYDEIGKEHIYADSRAATADIVEKIHRGTDLPEGGCDNCPLTKYLPLEDQENIKKARSKRK, encoded by the coding sequence ATGGTCTACAAAATATTACCCTTCCTGGAGTGGTTCAAGGATTACTCCGTCGGTAAGTTCAGAATTGATCTGCTGGCCGGCATCACCGTTGCCCTGGTCTTGATCCCGCAGTCCATGGCCTATGCTCAGCTGGCCGGCTTGCCAGCCTATTACGGCCTGTATGCGGCATTTCTGCCGCCGATGATCGCGTCCCTGTTCGGTTCCAGCCGCCAATTGGCCACCGGCCCGGTAGCGGTAGTGTCGTTGATGTCGGCGGCCTCGCTTGCACCTCTGGCGACGGCTGGTTCGGCGGAATTCATCGCCTATTCGATCGCGCTTGCCCTGTCCGTGGGCATTTTTCAGTTTCTGCTTGGGGTCCTGCGGCTCGGACTGGTGGTCAATTTCTTATCCCATCCGGTGGTCAACGGGTTTACCAATGCGGCCGCCATCATTATCGCAACCTCCCAATTTTCCAAATTTTTCGGGGTCAATGTCGATAATGCGGAACATCATTACGAAACGATGATCAGGGTCGCACAAGCGGCCATGGATTATACCCATTGGCCGACCCTGTTGTTTGGAATTGCGGCGGTGGCCATCATGGTTACCCTGCGCAAGATTAATCCGCGTATTCCCAACGTCCTCATCGCGGTCGCTTTAACTACCATCATCTCCTATCTGATCGGGTTCAATAAAGATGAGCTGGTGGGGCTGCCGGCCGTGCAGGTGCCTGAGGCCCAGCAGAAGATCGCTGCGTTCAACCAGACGGTGGCGACGATCAATCAGTACGGTGATGAGCGGGCCAAGCTAGGCCTCCAACTGGAGGAGCTGCTCGCTCAGGAGAAGGAGGCCGGCCACGATGGACACGGAGTTCCTTCCGTGGAGCAGGTGGAATTGCGCAGCAAGATTGAAATTGTCGGGATTCATCTGGAAGAGGCGAAGCAAAAGGTTGGGCAGTTACGCCAGGAACTGCGGTCGATGAAGTTCTCCGCCGTTGGTGAAAAAGGTAACGTGGCCTTCTACCGCCTGGGCGAACTCCCTGTTGGATCTGAGGCGTACGGTAAGATCTGGCGTCTATCGGTGGGCAATAACCCGTTGAACGTGGAGAAACTGAAGCTGGTTGGCGGTGGGGCGATTGTCGGCACCATCCCGGAAGGATTACCGAAGTTTGTGATTCCCGAGGTCGACGGCAAGATCTTTCTCAAACTGCTGCCGATGGCGGTCATCATCTCCCTGCTTGGTTTCATGGAGGCCATCGCCATTGCCAAGGCCATGGCCGCCCAGACCGGTCAGAAGCTCGACCCGAACCAGGAGCTGATCGGGCAGGGGTTGGCCAATATGCTCGGTTCCATCGGCTCCAGTTATGCGGTTTCCGGTTCGTTCTCCCGTTCCGCCGTCAACCTGCAGGCCGGTGCGGTGTCGGGTGTGTCATCAGTGGTGACATCGTTGATGGTGGTCGTCACCCTGCTGTTCTTGACGCCGCTTCTTTACCACCTACCGCAGGCGGTTCTGGCGGCGGTCATCATGATGGCGGTTATCGGACTGCTCAACGTCAAAGGTTTCATTCATGCCTGGAAAGCCCAGTGGTATGACGGCGCCATCTCCATCCTCTCCTTTGTCGTCACGCTCTACTTCGCGCCGCACCTGGACAAGGGCATCATGGTCGGGGTGGTCTTGTCGATGATCATCTTCCTCTACAAGTCCATGCGTCCGGTGGTGGCCAGCCTCTCCATGAGCGAGGATAAGGTGTTGAAGTCTGCAGATTATTATCGGCTCAAGGGCTGTCGCCATATCTCGGTGGTACGCTTCGACGGGGCCCTGTTCTTCGCCAATGCCAGCTATCTGGACGAGCAGGTATTGAAATTCCGTAACGAGTGTCCTGATCTGCGCTATATCCTGCTCGACGCCCGCGGCATCAACGACATGGATGCCTCGGGAGAGGAGGCTCTGGCCATGCTGGTCAAGCGGGTGCGCAGCGCCGGCCTCGGTTTTGCCATCTGCGGTCTGAAGGGGCAGGTGATCGATGTCATGGAGCGGACCGGCCTTTACGATGAGATCGGCAAGGAACACATCTATGCCGATAGTCGCGCCGCGACAGCCGATATCGTAGAGAAAATTCATCGTGGGACCGATCTGCCGGAAGGCGGTTGCGACAATTGTCCCCTTACCAAATACCTGCCGCTGGAAGACCAGGAAAACATCAAGAAAGCGCGCAGCAAACGCAAATAA
- a CDS encoding carbonic anhydrase, translated as MNQDSPRPTADQVLETLLEGNKRFVAGQLLHPNHCQESRLLVVDGQKPIATVLTCADSRVPPVDIFDQGIGDLFVVRVAGNIIGDHTLGSIEYAVSMLQTPLVVVMGHASCGAVSAVIGGKKLNGHMATLAPPIQAAAKKVQANTGDLVNNTSREVAKLIARRIAESEPIIADHVKDGSVKVIAMYYDLRSGAVTVLDDSSSN; from the coding sequence ATGAATCAAGATTCACCTCGGCCTACCGCAGACCAGGTGCTGGAGACCCTCCTGGAGGGTAACAAGAGGTTTGTGGCGGGGCAGCTGTTACACCCGAACCATTGTCAGGAGAGCCGCCTGCTGGTGGTCGACGGACAGAAACCGATCGCCACCGTTTTGACCTGTGCCGATTCCCGGGTCCCGCCGGTCGATATCTTCGATCAGGGTATTGGGGACCTGTTTGTGGTCCGGGTCGCCGGGAACATCATCGGTGATCATACCCTGGGCAGCATCGAGTATGCCGTATCCATGCTCCAGACGCCTTTGGTGGTGGTCATGGGACATGCCTCCTGTGGTGCTGTATCTGCCGTTATCGGTGGCAAGAAGCTGAACGGCCATATGGCCACGCTGGCGCCGCCGATCCAGGCGGCCGCCAAGAAAGTTCAGGCTAATACGGGAGATCTGGTCAACAACACCTCCCGGGAAGTGGCCAAACTGATTGCCCGCCGCATTGCCGAATCGGAGCCGATCATCGCCGATCACGTCAAGGACGGGTCGGTGAAAGTGATTGCCATGTATTATGATCTTCGCAGCGGTGCAGTGACGGTGTTGGATGATTCATCCTCGAACTGA
- a CDS encoding nitroreductase family protein — translation MLIELLRSRRSIRQFQKKAIEPEKIDILVEAALRSPTSRGLNPWEFIFVSQPDTLEQLARAKAHGSSFLKNAALAVVVCAHPDTSDVWIEDTSIASIILHLTAADLGLGSCWVQIRKREHDAATSAEAFVRKLLGIDPSLAVEAIIGIGYPAESKPGHDRTKLLDERISKEQFGVKG, via the coding sequence ATGCTTATCGAATTGTTACGCTCCCGCAGAAGTATTCGGCAATTTCAAAAGAAAGCCATCGAACCGGAGAAGATCGATATCCTCGTCGAAGCGGCCCTGCGGTCGCCCACTTCCCGCGGCCTGAACCCCTGGGAGTTCATCTTTGTCAGTCAACCGGACACCCTTGAACAACTGGCGCGCGCCAAGGCCCACGGCTCATCTTTCCTGAAGAACGCGGCCCTGGCAGTAGTCGTCTGTGCCCATCCCGACACGTCAGATGTGTGGATCGAGGATACCTCCATCGCCTCGATCATCCTCCATCTGACCGCCGCAGATCTCGGCCTGGGCAGTTGCTGGGTACAAATCCGCAAGCGAGAACACGACGCGGCCACAAGCGCCGAAGCATTCGTCCGCAAACTCCTGGGGATCGATCCCTCTCTGGCCGTGGAGGCGATCATCGGCATCGGCTATCCCGCCGAAAGCAAACCCGGTCATGATCGCACCAAGCTTCTGGACGAGCGGATATCGAAGGAACAATTTGGGGTGAAAGGGTAA
- the folD gene encoding bifunctional methylenetetrahydrofolate dehydrogenase/methenyltetrahydrofolate cyclohydrolase FolD: MTAEIISGTEISKAILAEIKQEVAEMKAKTGKVPGLVTILVGENPASVSYVTLKVRTALDLGFNEIQDNQPADISEADLLGLIDRYNKDPSIHGILVQLPLPKHVDEKKVLNAIDPDKDVDAFHPVNVGRLMIGGDEVRFLPCTPAGIQELIIRSGTETKGAEVVVVGRSNIVGKPIAMMMAQKGVGANSTVTIVHTGTKDLASHCQRADILIVAAGVPNLVKPEWIKPGATVIDVGVNRVGKNEKTGKAILRGDVDFDKAKEIAGKITPVPGGVGPMTICMLMRNTLRSAQKSI, translated from the coding sequence ATGACTGCAGAAATCATCAGCGGAACCGAGATCAGCAAGGCCATTCTGGCGGAAATCAAACAGGAAGTGGCCGAGATGAAGGCAAAGACCGGCAAGGTGCCAGGCCTGGTCACCATTCTCGTGGGCGAGAATCCCGCCTCGGTCAGCTATGTCACCCTCAAGGTCAGAACGGCCCTGGATCTGGGCTTCAACGAAATCCAGGACAACCAGCCGGCCGATATCTCCGAAGCGGACCTGCTGGGATTGATCGACAGATACAACAAGGACCCGTCCATCCACGGAATCCTCGTTCAATTGCCGTTGCCGAAACATGTGGACGAAAAGAAGGTCCTCAATGCCATCGACCCGGACAAGGACGTGGATGCCTTCCATCCGGTCAATGTGGGCCGCCTGATGATCGGCGGCGACGAGGTACGTTTTCTGCCCTGCACCCCTGCCGGCATCCAGGAGTTGATCATCCGCAGCGGGACCGAGACGAAAGGCGCCGAGGTGGTGGTGGTCGGACGGTCCAATATCGTCGGCAAACCCATCGCCATGATGATGGCTCAGAAGGGCGTCGGCGCCAACAGCACGGTGACCATCGTCCACACCGGCACCAAAGACCTGGCGAGCCATTGCCAACGGGCCGATATCCTGATTGTGGCGGCAGGCGTCCCCAACCTGGTCAAGCCCGAATGGATTAAACCGGGCGCCACCGTTATCGATGTGGGCGTCAACCGGGTCGGGAAAAATGAAAAAACCGGCAAGGCGATCCTGCGTGGCGATGTTGATTTCGACAAGGCCAAGGAGATTGCCGGCAAGATCACCCCGGTCCCGGGTGGCGTCGGACCAATGACCATCTGCATGTTGATGCGCAACACCCTTCGCTCCGCTCAAAAAAGCATCTAA